In a single window of the Branchiostoma floridae strain S238N-H82 chromosome 2, Bfl_VNyyK, whole genome shotgun sequence genome:
- the LOC118409869 gene encoding gamma-aminobutyric acid receptor subunit beta-3-like yields MTAVTSQYEMTGLKLSSRVAPFNQHIATDCVMFEANCTYPANDCPLMKGCSDESDECYGCKHFVGTCSYMSAADQCSNTSSGMSTLEIQLSFSRRRWSHVFHTFVPSVVIVGCSWISFWLHPRDVTARVQLCVTAILALITMAGNRKEHGITVVRAEDVWMCGGVLIVTFALFETVTVNSILSGNFFMPSFCKRRRPRVEPTPGPSTAWAEEEETTETPSPETADRIDFFSRILFPITFTVFVSGFFLHYLG; encoded by the exons ATGACTGCAGTAACGTCACAGTACGAGATGACAGGACTGAAACTCAGCTCCAGAGTTGCTCCATTCAATCAGCACATAGCTACAG ATTGTGTCATGTTTGAAGCCAACTGCACGTACCCAGCAAACGACTGTCCGCTGATGAAAGGCTGTAGTGACGAAAGTGACGAATGTTACGGGTGCAAACACTTCGTGGGGACATGCAGCTACATGAGCGCTGCTGACCAGTGTTCCAACACATCATCGG GTATGTCCACGCTTGAGATCCAGCTGAGCTTCTCCCGTCGGAGATGGAGTCACGTGTTCCATACCTTCGTCCCTAGTGTCGTCATTGTGGGCTGTTCCTGGATCTCCTTCTGGCTCCATccacgtgacgtcacggcaaggGTCCAGCTGTGTGTCACGGCCATACTGGCACTCATCACAATGGCAGGCAATCGTAAGGAGCATGGG ATCACAGTAGTCAGGGCAGAAGATGTCTGGATGTGCGGCGGTGTCCTCATTGTCACATTTGCTCTGTTTGAGACAGTTACCGTCAACTCCATTCTCAGCGGAAATTTCTTCATG CCCTCCTTCTGTAAGCGCCGTAGACCACGAGTTGAGCCGACACCAGGACCTTCGACAGCTTGGGCTGAAGAGGAGGAGACCACGGAAACACCATCTCCCGAGACTGCCGACAGGATCGACTTCTTCTCCAGAATCCTGTTCCCAATTACTTTTACTGTCTTTGTATCCGGATTCTTTCTGCACTATTTAGGGTGA